From Malaya genurostris strain Urasoe2022 chromosome 2, Malgen_1.1, whole genome shotgun sequence:
tgacgcaaacgacaaaacacgttgatttttaccgctcttaaatatataagggtgccaaaattttgggatcacctctattttcgttaagctctagtgctcaaaagtttaagcacctcgaaaaaagtcttcatgcaaaatttgagctaaatcggacatgcgtaaggggtgctgcccggtggtaaaggtttgacaattttagatcttgaaaaagcaccatgaaatttccaaaatcgaaaattttttttgatgcctaaacttttaaaactgcataaaacatcgaacttTAGtggcatctcaaaaaaattttttttgaaaaaatcaactttctgggactaagtcccaaaaagtcgattttttaaaaaaaatttgttttcgagatgacactaaatctcgacgtttcatgcaattctaagccttttggcatcaaaaattttttttcgatttcgaaaatttcatgtactcccccctatggtgatttttcaagatatatgaaaattccactaagtggactgagactttttttagattagcatcactgttctagtacaaataggcaacgcaaatgtcaagcactaatttggaaaaatgcttttgtgaactactcgaatcaatctgaatctattggtgtcataattagtatccaaatttttttaataaaagtatgaaacatattttcatgagactgttatggaagaagagaaaggcattatcacaccactaggtggattaagaagggtttttttttattttccaaacagtaatttttttttctatatcgtTACAGTACGGTCGTCAAAATATTGAAACCATTCGCAAACAACAGTATGCTCACTTAGATATATCCGATCACAACacatcacaaaaaaataatccaaCTAATAGTCCTAGTATCGAAAAGGAAGTCATACTAAAAGGTGACACAGAGAAAGCACAGTCTAATGGAGATGCATTCAAAATGGGAAACTCGGTGATTAGTCGTGTCGAATCTCTTATTCTTGTGCCGGATGTAGACAATACGCGAAGTAAGGACCGTGAACCAAACAACGAAGATGTAAGAtggttgaaattattattattatagccACTTGAAGCTCTATAAGCTATTTTAGGACAAATATTCTCTTGAGTTCAATTTGTCCAACTGCTTGGATTACGTCAAGTCTGGAATGGAAGCCATCATTGAAGATGAAGTAACCAGTCGATTTGAGGCCGAGGAACTGAAAAACTGGAACCTTCTAACTCGTACAAACAGACACTATGAATTCATTTCCTGGCGACTTACTATCATCTGGGTCATAGGATTTTTTATTCGATACGTGGTGCTAATGCCTTGTAGAGTATTTATTTGTTTCATCGGTGTAAGTATTGATATTCTGAGTAATATTCCGTTATTTCAAGCGTGTTtattttaaaagttaaaacgaaTATGACAAAATTTGTTGACTTCTCTAGAAACCGTCAAATTCCCaggataatgtttttttttcatttttcacactTGAATACCTTAAACTGATGTAGGTTGTATATTGCGTGATAGGCTTCGCCATCGTTGGGATAATCCCTCAACGGAAACTTCGCATACAGGCAAACGAGTATGTGTTTAAGCATACCTTTCGTATTATATGCCGTTCCTTGTCCGCAGTGATTCGTTTTCACAATGAGGAATACAAACCAAAAAAATGCGGATTTTGTGTAGCAAATCATACAACACCGATTGATATAGCAATACTTTCGACAGATCACTCGTATTCATTGGTAAATTAAGGAGGAACGCATTTCTccatattttctttttccttATATTGATTCATTGAACTTGAATTCTCTGGGTTGGTCATTTCGTCTACACCGTGATGTCTTACTGCTCGAATACATGATTGCATATTGAATGCTTCAGTCTTGTAAAttaatttactttttcattttcaaactaCAATAAACACTTTTACTTTGACTGCGACGTTGGAACGTTGATGCACTTGTACTCGTCCTTAAGCACTCATTTCCAACACAAATTGTCT
This genomic window contains:
- the LOC131427629 gene encoding glycerol-3-phosphate acyltransferase 3 isoform X1 translates to MILLELISAVLSMITMTTLLLFMFFIIFLASMGKSIGVRRMYVDLLVKVFEYGRQNIETIRKQQYAHLDISDHNTSQKNNPTNSPSIEKEVILKGDTEKAQSNGDAFKMGNSVISRVESLILVPDVDNTRSKDREPNNEDDKYSLEFNLSNCLDYVKSGMEAIIEDEVTSRFEAEELKNWNLLTRTNRHYEFISWRLTIIWVIGFFIRYVVLMPCRVFICFIGVVYCVIGFAIVGIIPQRKLRIQANEYVFKHTFRIICRSLSAVIRFHNEEYKPKKCGFCVANHTTPIDIAILSTDHSYSLIGQRHGGFLGVLQRALARASPHIWFERAEAKDRMAVAKRLKEHVSDPNNPPILIFPEGTCINNTSVMQFKKGSFEVGGVIYPVAIKYDARFGDAFWNSSRYSMMQYLYMMMTSWAIVCDVWYLPSMTRNEHESAIDFANRVKSVIAKQGGLVDLVWDGQLKRMKPKKEWKEKQQEEFSKKLKGE